A region from the Canis lupus dingo isolate Sandy chromosome X, ASM325472v2, whole genome shotgun sequence genome encodes:
- the PNMA6E gene encoding paraneoplastic antigen Ma6E has translation MAVPLAILHDWCRWMGVNAHRSLLILGIPDDCEEEEFQDAVKAALWPLGRYRVLGKAFRKELGSRVALVEFAQYLNRSLIPRQIAGKGGPWPVVFLPQAPDSDSQDRPDFPAQPQMEARAGQAGEAGAVGKERAAGVTGAASEDRREGEEGATGEAGAAGVAGGASKEGRGGEEAAGEAGAAGEAGAAGEEEAIGEVGAASEAGAAGEVVAAGDKGCESKEEAAGVEGAVGEAGAVGEAGTEDEGIVLDEGAEDAGAVSLVGEDGGVLGEEGAAGVAGTGGEAGAAGEAGVAGEAGAAGVAGAVGEAGVAGEAGAAGVAEDEGAVSDEEGAAGDTGIAGVLGSVSMAGAAGEAGTAGEEGAAGAVDEGGSWIQQWGQAWQPVPEDAAYGELRTFSGMEDPDQESFEVWLEHANDMLFMWRHVPEGERRRWLMESLGGLALEFMCGLLAENPNMLAQDCLAAMVQVFGDKDPCVTARLKFLTCAQRPQETLFAYVMRLEGLLQSAVEKGAIHPTIADQVRARQVLMRARSNEMLQSKLKRMRLERRPPGFLGMLRLIREAEAWEAAPATGEQFQVEEGPPAYVRVLAVVPAAAARQELAEASPANEDASQAALARQVLTEGAPAGAGETKASPANEDRAEPAPADVEADEAVPGTAEAGGAAPEPHDGAKATPAPGEASKVFLATREDEDAPASAGLGQGRSSEAPGGPTPAQMGAASRVGPGGPGCGPEGLAQAGDREAGDPLEEGLKPIPDEPGNEDGAGGTGLPKSSSGK, from the coding sequence ATGGCAGTGCCACTGGCAATACTGCATGACTGGTGCAGGTGGATGGGCGTGAATGCACACCGTTCCTTGCTCATCCTGGGCATCCCAGATGACTGTGAGGAAGAGGAATTCCAGGATGCCGTGAAGGCTGCCCTGTGGCCCCTGGGCAGATACCGAGTGCTGGGCAAAGCATTCAGAAAGGAGCTCGGATCCAGGGTCGCCTTAGTGGAGTTTGCTCAGTATTTAAACCGAAGTTTGATCCCCCGACAAATAGCAGGCAAAGGAGGACCCTGGCCTGTGGTCTTTCTGCCCCAGGCTCCTGATTCAGACTCACAGGATAGACCCGATTTCCCTGCGCAGCCCCAGATGGAAGCAAGGGCCGGCCAGGCAGGTGAGGCAGGAGCTGTAGGTAAAGAAAGGGCTGCAGGTGTCACAGGAGCTGCAAGTGAGGACAGGcgtgaaggagaggaaggagctaCAGGTGAGGCAGGAGCTGCAGGTGTGGCAGGAGGTGCAAGTAAGGAAGGGCgtggaggtgaggaagctgcaggtgAGGCAGGAGCAGCAGGTGAGGCAGGAGCTGCAGGTGAGGAAGAAGCCATAGGTGAAGTGGGAGCTGCAAGTGAGGCAGGAGCAGCAGGTGAGGTGGTAGCCGCAGGTGATAAAGGATGTGAAAGTAAGGAAGAAGCTGCAGGTGTGGAAGGAGCTGTAGGTGAGGCAGGAGCTGTAGGTGAGGCAGGAACTGAAGATGAAGGGATAGTGTTAGATGAGGGAGCTGAAGATGCAGGAGCTGTGAGTTTGGTAGGAGAAGATGGAGGAGTACTCGGTGAAGAGGGAGCTGCAGGTGTGGCAGGAACAGGAGGTGAGGCAGGAGCTGCCGGTGAGGCAGGAGTTGCCGGTGAGGCAGGAGCTGCAGGTGTGGCAGGAGCTGTAGGTGAGGCAGGAGTTGCCGGTGAGGCAGGAGCTGCTGGTGTGGCAGAAGATGAAGGGGCAGTGTCTGATGAGGAGGGAGCCGCAGGTGACACAGGAATTGCAGGTGTGCTGGGATCTGTGAGTATGGCAGGAGCAGCAGGGGAGGCGGGCACTGCAGGGGAGGAAGGAGCTGCAGGAGCCGTAGATGAGGGAGGATCCTGGATCCAGCAGTGGGGCCAGGCTTGGCAGCCTGTGCCAGAAGACGCGGCCTACGGGGAATTGAGAACCTTCTCCGGGATGGAAGATCCAGACCAAGAGTCCTTTGAGGTCTGGCTGGAGCACGCCAACGACATGCTGTTCATGTGGCGCCACGTGCCAGAAGGGGAGAGGAGGCGGTGGCTGATGGAAAGCTTGGGGGGCCTCGCGCTCGAGTTCATGTGCGGCCTCCTGGCAGAAAATCCCAACATGCTTGCGCAGGATTGCCTGGCCGCAATGGTCCAGGTGTTCGGAGACAAGGATCCCTGCGTGACCGCACGGCTGAAGTTCCTGACGTGCGCCCAGCGGCCCCAGGAGACTCTGTTTGCCTACGTGATGCGCCTGGAAGGCCTGCTGCAGTCGGCCGTGGAGAAGGGGGCCATCCATCCCACCATCGCGGACCAGGTTCGCGCCAGGCAGGTGCTGATGCGGGCTCGCTCCAACGAGATGCTCCAGAGCAAGCTGAAGAGGATGCGGCTGGAGAGGAGACCACCCGGCTTCCTGGGGATGCTGCGGCTCATCCGCGAGGCCGAGGCGTGGGAGGCCGCCCCAGCTACGGGTGAGCAGTTCCAAGTGGAAGAAGGGCCCCCCGCGTATGTCAGGGTCCTGGCTGTTGTGCCGGCTGCCGCCGCCAGGCAAGAGCTTGCCGAAGCCTCCCCAGCCAACGAAGATGCTTCCCAGGCGGCCCTGGCTCGTCAAGTCCTCACGGAGGGCGCCCCTGCCGGGGCAGGTGAAACCAAGGCCTCCCCAGCCAATGAAGATCGCGCCGAGCCTGCTCCCGCCGACGTAGAGGCCGATGAGGCCGTTCCCGGCACTGCCGAAGCTGGTGGAGCTGCTCCTGAGCCCCACGATGGTGCCAaggccacccctgcccctggggaggcCTCCAAGGTCTTCCTTGCCACTCGGGAAGATGAAGATGCTCCCGCCTCTGCAGGCCTAGGTCAGGGAAGATCCTCAGAGGCCCCTGggggccccacccctgcccagatGGGCGCTGCTTCCAGGGTGGGCCCAGGAGGTCCTGGCTGTGGGCCAGAGGGCCTCGCCCAGGCAGGAGACCGGGAGGCTGGGGATCCCCTTGAGGAGGGGCTCAAGCCCATCCCAGATGAGCCAGGAAACGAGGATGGGGCTGGGGGGACGGGCCTCCCCAAGTCCTCCTCAGGCAAATAG
- the LOC112668527 gene encoding basic proline-rich protein-like, which yields MSLMVVACGHLSAPPPPRRSGAFLPSAPKLPSRALSTPLGHRALPPSRSTPGPPPHLNVPHQTAHSQQVASGAPNTGVPFPWPPPSLSNPSYRPEPSAPTLAPIVAPTPPRGPHNVPHSRVAPTPLLRPLASPTPGGPPRHQAAPSPSRPPRRHGSLIPGRPPRRHVALAASPTPQRATRRPAVPTASEPPHCQTAPVGSPTPPHVPHPRRASTPPRGTPSVPHYRRAPTPPRSPRSIPHGATLPRSPRSIPHAAMRPPPPAGPHAAMGPSSPEDPHTAMRLPPPVDPHTATRLLVPHLRQAPTPPWLAHTPEGPHTPRSPHSAVSPHAATRLRSVITPEAPHGDLQAPPSVGPHAATRPPQRPPTPGGPPGRYGSLIPGGPPPRRAAPQASPTPRGPPSAARPPQRPPPRRAAPTASPHHPRAPTPPPPTASPTPRGPPPAARPHSVPPPPPRGPHSVPTPRGPPPRHAAPTASPTPGGPPGRYGSLIPGGPPPRRAAPTASPHPATRPPQRPPPPRPPPPAGPHPTARPPQRPPPRHAAPTASPTPPRGPHSVPHHPRAPTPPRGPHSVPHPPRAPTPPRGPHSVPHPPRAPTPPRGPHSVPHPPRAPTPPPPQRPPPLAGPHPAARPTAAPTPGGPHSGPTSPPTAALHRPSAGPPAPQPPPPSAGPTRAPGAAYFLRVLDSSTGPRRSQALKRSPQLRSREPRGRASAARDVKASRASGSSQKPPGAHERKFSGRRWSRQMIGSGGHVTRQVLLSVVGCKPVDRFYVFLAD from the exons ATGTCCCTCATGGTGGTGGCCTGTG GACACCTCAGCgctcccccgcctccccggcGCTCAGGAGCCTTCCTCCCCAGCGCCCCAAAGCTACCCTCACGTGCTCTCAGCACCCCACTAGGCCATCGTGCCCTGCCGCCTTCCCGCAGCaccccagggccccccccccacctgaaTGTCCCGCACCAGACCGCTCACAGCCAGCAGGTCGCCTCCGGGGCCCCCAACACTGGGGTGCCGTTCCCTTGGCCCCCACCTTCTCTCAGCAACCCTTCCTACCGTCCAGAGCCCTCTGCTCCCACACTGGCCCCCATAGTGGCCCCCACGCCGCCACGCGGCCCCCATAACGTCCCCCACTCCCGGGTAGCCCCCACGCCGCTACTCAGACCCCTAGCCTCCCCAACTCCCGGCGGGCCCCCACGCCACCAGGCGGCCCCCAGTCCCAGCAGGCCCCCACGCCGCCATGGGTCCCTCATCCCCGGCAGACCCCCACGGCGCCACGTGGCCCTCGCagcgtcccccaccccccagcggGCCACCAGGCGCCCTGCGGTCCCCACCGCCAGCGAGCCCCCACACTGCCAGACGGCCCCCGTAGGGTCCCCCACGCCGCCACACGTCCCCCACCCCCGGCGGGCCTCCACGCCGCCACGCGGCACCCCCAGTGTCCCCCACTACCGGCGGGCCCCCACGCCGCCACGCAGCCCCCGCAGCATCCCCCACGGCGCTACGCTGCCACGCAGCCCCCGTAGCATTCCCCACGCCGCCATgcggcccccacccccggcgggCCCCCACGCCGCCATGGGTCCCTCATCCCCGGAGGACCCCCACACTGCCATGCGGCTCCCACCCCCAGTGGACCCCCACACCGCCACGCGGCTCCT CGTCCCCCACCTCCGGCAGGCGCCCACGCCGCCATGGCTCGCTCATACCCCGGAGGGACCCCACACGCCACGCAGCCCCCACTCCGCAGTGAGCCCCCACGCCGCCACGAGGCTCCGTAGCGTCATCACCCCGGAGGCCCCTCACGGCGACCTGCAGGCCCCGCCATCAGTAGGCCCCCACGCCGCCACGCGGCCCCCACagcgtccccccacccccggcgggCCCCCAGGCCGCTATGGCTCCCTCATCCCCGGcgggcccccaccccgccgcgCGGCCCCACAAGCGTCCCCCACCCCTCGCGGGCCCCCATCCGCCGCGCGGCCCCCACAGCGTCCCCCACCCCGCCGCGCAGCCCCCACAGCGTCCCCCCACCACCCGcgggcccccaccccgccgccccccacagcgtcccccaccccccgcgggcCCCCACCCGCCGCGCGGCCCCACagcgtccccccacccccgccacgcGGCCCCCACAGCGTCCCCACCCCCCGcgggcccccaccccgccacGCGGCCCCCACAGCGTCCCCCACCCCCGGCGGGCCCCCAGGCCGCTATGGCTCCCTCATCCCCGGcgggcccccaccccgccgcgCGGCCCCCACAgcgtccccccaccccgccacgcGGCCCCCACagcgtcccccacccccc cgtcccccaccccccgcgggcccccaccccaccgcgCGGCCCCCACAGCGTCCCCCACCCCGCCACGCGGCCCCCACAGCGTCCCCCACGCCGCCACGCGGCCCCCACAGCGTCCCCCACCACCCGcgggcccccaccccgccgcgCGGCCCCCACagcgtcccccaccccccgcgggcccccaccccgccacGCGGCCCCCACagcgtcccccaccccccgcgggcccccaccccgccgcgCGGCCCCCACagcgtcccccaccccccgcgggcccccaccccgccgcccccACAGCGTCCCCCACCCCTCGcgggcccccaccccgccgcgCGGCCCACAgcggcccccacccccggcgggCCCCATAGCGGCCCTACATCGCCCCCCACAGCGGCCCTACACCGGCCCTCAgcgggcccccccgccccccagccgccccccccTAGCGCGGGGCCCACGCGAGCCCCGGGGGCCGCTTACTTCCTCCGGGTCCTGGACAGCTCCACAGGCCCGCGCCGAAGCCAAGCGCTGAAGAGGTCGCCTCAGCTGCGCAGCCGGGAACCAAGAGGCCGAGCCTCCGCCGCGCGCGACGTTAAGGCCTCGAGGGCTTCCGGAAGCTCCCAGAAGCCCCCAGGCGCACACGAGAGAAAGTTCTCGGGGCGTCGGTGGAGCCGGCAGATGATTGGCTCGGGCGGGCACGTGACGCGGCAAGTGTTACT CTCTGTTGTTGGGTGCAAGCCTGTTGATCGATTCTACGTGTTCCTGGCTGATTGA